Proteins encoded together in one Chryseobacterium sp. G0201 window:
- a CDS encoding gamma carbonic anhydrase family protein has translation MALIKELLGKAPQIGENTFLAETATIIGDVVMGKDCSIWYNAVIRGDVNYIKMGDKVNVQDNAMLHCTYQKFPLIIGNNVSIGHNAIVHGCKIQDNVLIGMGSIVMDDCLVEENSIVGAGSVVTQGTHIKSGEVWGGVPARKIKDISPQLLEGEVNRIADNYVKYSSWYKDNVKEVQG, from the coding sequence ATGGCACTGATAAAAGAACTTTTAGGAAAAGCACCACAAATAGGAGAAAATACTTTTTTGGCAGAAACAGCAACAATTATTGGTGATGTTGTGATGGGAAAAGATTGCAGTATCTGGTATAATGCGGTGATAAGAGGTGATGTGAATTACATCAAAATGGGAGATAAAGTAAATGTGCAGGATAATGCAATGCTGCACTGTACGTATCAAAAATTTCCTTTAATTATAGGAAATAACGTTTCTATAGGGCACAATGCAATTGTACACGGATGTAAAATTCAGGATAATGTGTTGATCGGGATGGGTTCTATCGTTATGGATGACTGCTTGGTGGAAGAAAATTCGATTGTTGGTGCGGGTTCTGTAGTTACACAGGGAACTCACATTAAGTCCGGTGAAGTTTGGGGCGGTGTTCCGGCAAGAAAAATTAAAGATATTTCTCCTCAATTGTTAGAAGGTGAAGTGAATAGAATTGCTGATAATTATGTGAAATATTCTTCATGGTATAAAGATAATGTGAAAGAAGTTCAAGGATAG